In Heptranchias perlo isolate sHepPer1 chromosome 21, sHepPer1.hap1, whole genome shotgun sequence, the following proteins share a genomic window:
- the LOC137340268 gene encoding transcription factor LBX1-like — MSSKEEAKSSSATLHSSVEERRRSPLDHLPPPANSNKPLTPFSIEDILNKPSVRRGYTLCGTNHLLSAADKHAPSGIPLASRAGVLSQTSPLCALEELASKTFKGLEVSVLQAAEGSVLTGRDGLTIFGQRSTPKKRRKSRTAFTNHQIYELEKRFLYQKYLSPADRDQIAQQLGLTNAQVITWFQNRRAKLKRDLEEMKADVESAKKLEPSQLSKISELVDLEQTAAEIRSQSRSQSPIPIKSAHANTPDAHVPPSPLALGHQPRKDYSEEEEEEEIDVDD, encoded by the exons ATGAGTTCCAAAGAAGAGGCCAAatcttcctctgccaccttgcaTTCTTCAGTTGAAGAGCGGAGAAGGAGCCCTCTTGATCATCTGCCGCCCCCAGCTAACTCCAACAAACCACTGACTCCCTTCAGCATTGAGGACATTCTCAACAAACCGTCGGTGCGTCGAGGTTACACCCTGTGCGGGACCAACCACCTCCTCTCCGCGGCAGACAAGCACGCACCTTCGGGCATCCCCTTGGCCAGCCGGGCCGGGGTACTGTCCCAGACCTCTCCTCTCTGTGCCTTGGAAGAACTAGCGAGCAAAACTTTTAAAGGATTAGAAGTCAGTGTGCTGCAGGCGGCTGAgg GGTCTGTTTTGACAGGGCGAGACGGGCTCACGATCTTCGGCCAGAGATCAACTCCGAAGAAGAGGAGAAAGTCCAGGACAGCCTTCACCAACCACCAGATCTACGAGCTGGAGAAGCGTTTCTTGTACCAGAAGTACCTGTCTCCGGCCGACCGAGATCAAATCGCCCAACAGCTGGGCCTAACCAACGCTCAGGTTATTACCTGGTTCCAGAACCGGCGGGCCAAACTCAAGAGAGACCTGGAGGAGATGAAGGCGGACGTGGAGTCGGCGAAAAAACTCGAGCCCAGCCAGCTGAGCAAAATTTCCGAGCTGGTCGACCTGGAACAGACTGCGGCGGAGATCCGGAGTCAATCCAGATCACAGTCCCCCATCCCCATCAAAAGTGCACACGCCAACACGCCAGATGCCCATGTACCCCCGTCACCTCTTGCATTAGGGCACCAGCCCAGGAAAGACTAttcggaggaggaagaggaggaggagattgatgtCGATGACTGA